The Chitinophagaceae bacterium genome window below encodes:
- a CDS encoding DUF2911 domain-containing protein, whose translation MKKTIFLLLFAGNLTFNSFSQIPLTVTPSGGNKKASVSERIGLTDVTIHYDRPGVKGREGKVWGGLVPVGFTDPGFGSSKSAPWRAGANENTIFEFSTDVLIEGKKLAAGKYGFFIAYDPTECTLIFSSNSTSWGHYYYNDKEDVLRVKVKPVAIDKSVEWLKYEFMNETENSATVALQWEKLMIPFKIETDYIKEQITSFRNELRTEKGFIWQSWDQAAQWCLQHNTNLEEALLWTDSSTNNFGGERSFGAWSTRAQILEKLDRKDEAAAIMKKAIPFGSLNDLHQYARTLIQLKKPAEALVVFKMNFDKNPNQYTTLVGLVRGYSANGDFKNALKYANLALPLAPDQQNKTFLQGMIDKLKAGKDANQ comes from the coding sequence ATGAAAAAAACAATCTTCCTGTTGCTGTTTGCAGGCAACCTTACATTCAATTCTTTTTCACAAATTCCTTTAACGGTTACTCCAAGTGGTGGAAATAAAAAAGCATCGGTAAGTGAACGTATCGGCTTAACAGATGTAACCATTCATTACGACCGTCCTGGTGTAAAAGGCCGTGAAGGAAAAGTATGGGGAGGTCTTGTTCCGGTTGGTTTTACTGATCCGGGTTTTGGCAGCAGTAAGTCAGCCCCCTGGCGTGCTGGTGCCAATGAAAATACCATATTCGAGTTCAGTACAGATGTACTGATAGAAGGAAAAAAATTAGCGGCAGGCAAGTATGGTTTTTTTATAGCCTATGATCCAACTGAATGTACACTGATCTTCTCTTCCAACTCTACTTCATGGGGGCATTATTATTACAACGATAAAGAAGATGTATTGCGTGTAAAAGTAAAACCGGTTGCAATTGACAAATCAGTTGAATGGCTGAAATATGAATTCATGAATGAAACTGAAAACAGTGCCACTGTTGCTTTGCAATGGGAGAAGCTGATGATTCCGTTTAAAATTGAAACAGATTATATAAAAGAGCAGATTACTTCTTTCAGAAATGAATTAAGAACAGAGAAAGGATTCATCTGGCAAAGCTGGGACCAGGCAGCACAATGGTGTCTGCAGCACAATACCAATTTAGAAGAAGCATTACTTTGGACAGATTCTTCTACCAATAATTTCGGTGGTGAAAGATCTTTTGGTGCATGGAGTACAAGAGCACAGATCCTTGAAAAACTCGATCGCAAAGATGAAGCCGCTGCAATCATGAAAAAAGCTATTCCGTTTGGCAGCCTGAATGACCTGCATCAATATGCCAGGACTTTGATACAGCTGAAGAAACCTGCAGAAGCACTGGTTGTTTTTAAAATGAATTTTGATAAAAACCCGAATCAATACACAACACTTGTTGGCCTTGTAAGAGGATATTCTGCCAATGGCGATTTTAAGAATGCATTAAAGTATGCAAACCTTGCTTTACCCT
- a CDS encoding YraN family protein, which yields MAKHLETGKEGEEMAAAWLLGQGFTILHRNWKHSYFELDVIAEREGVLHFIEVKTRTTDTYGHPEEGVTAKKLERLMNAGEEFLNVYPVWERIHYDILSIRLYSNKAPEYFFIEDVS from the coding sequence ATGGCAAAACACCTGGAAACTGGTAAAGAAGGGGAAGAAATGGCCGCCGCATGGCTGCTGGGTCAGGGCTTTACCATTCTTCACCGCAACTGGAAGCATTCTTATTTTGAACTGGATGTGATTGCAGAAAGGGAAGGAGTTCTTCACTTTATTGAAGTGAAGACAAGAACAACGGATACTTACGGCCATCCTGAAGAAGGTGTAACGGCAAAAAAACTGGAACGGCTGATGAATGCCGGGGAAGAGTTTCTGAATGTATACCCTGTTTGGGAGAGGATTCACTACGATATTCTCAGCATCCGTTTATATTCCAATAAAGCGCCGGAGTATTTTTTTATTGAAGATGTTTCATAG
- a CDS encoding menaquinone biosynthesis protein, producing the protein MSETHKIKVGAVSYLNTKPMMYGMKSAAFLEAHELIPDYPAKVADMLKSGAVDVGLVPVALLHDLPQYYIVSDYCIASDYEVASVCLFSEVPVKDLTTVYLDYQSRTSVALAKVLMKEFWGINPILVDAKDESYRTKINGTTGAVVIGDRALEQRRLSTYIYDLANEWRAMTSLPFVFAVWVSLKPMSEEWIKTFNAANAAGMQKLDEIAEEQKFSSYDLKKYYTNNINYLLDEEKRKGMNRFLEFLNV; encoded by the coding sequence ATGAGCGAAACGCATAAGATAAAAGTTGGAGCAGTCAGTTATTTAAACACAAAACCCATGATGTATGGGATGAAGTCAGCTGCATTCCTGGAAGCCCATGAGCTGATTCCTGATTACCCGGCGAAAGTGGCTGATATGCTGAAAAGCGGGGCCGTGGATGTGGGTTTGGTGCCTGTGGCTTTGCTGCACGACCTGCCCCAGTATTATATCGTCAGCGATTACTGTATTGCATCTGATTACGAAGTGGCTTCCGTTTGTTTATTCAGCGAAGTGCCGGTTAAAGATTTGACCACTGTTTATCTCGATTACCAGAGCCGAACTTCTGTTGCCCTGGCGAAAGTGCTGATGAAAGAATTCTGGGGTATCAATCCAATACTGGTTGATGCAAAAGATGAAAGCTACCGTACAAAAATCAACGGAACAACAGGTGCTGTTGTAATTGGCGACAGGGCTTTGGAGCAACGCCGTCTCTCAACTTATATCTACGATCTTGCCAATGAATGGCGTGCCATGACCTCTCTGCCATTTGTATTTGCAGTGTGGGTGAGTTTGAAACCCATGAGTGAAGAATGGATCAAGACCTTTAATGCAGCCAATGCCGCTGGTATGCAGAAGCTCGATGAAATTGCAGAAGAGCAGAAATTTTCCTCTTACGATCTAAAGAAATATTATACCAATAATATTAATTACCTGCTGGATGAAGAAAAAAGAAAAGGGATGAATAGATTTCTTGAGTTTTTGAATGTGTAA
- a CDS encoding gliding motility-associated C-terminal domain-containing protein, translating into MIRLLFLLLLTSETLFAQVNLNQGLMAHYPFNGNANDVSGNNNNPVFNNATLTADRVNNPNSAYKFNGINNYIQIPNSPTLNMSSSITLAAFVKTTGFYYGTCHGNAILMKGLDAAPTTTFRLRFGDEMYSNGTNCTYSPPDTIHQNYSGHGAGAAGGYTPYVTKNEWVSVIYTYDGTYAKLYINCQLVLNNFSPGYNFSNTHDLFMGKMDDPTFPYWFNGEMDDVRIYNRAINEDEVKAIVGSCQTVQAPCTIKNDFSFSRNPCSPNAITFSTTSTSYNSIAWDFGDTNTATGSSTALHTYTNPGNYQVVMIQDYGTCIDTVRKNISVGIQNDNQTILTNDTTICIGIPKQLLSSSALSYCWSPTTFLNNPSAQNPISSATQSITYYLTTESNGSNLITNGNFSAGNTGFSSQYFYTSNNTKDAEYFVGTSPQAWYSAHFPCTDHTTGNGNMMLVNGSEIANLEVWKTTVTVTPNTNYSFSTWISSISNPNPAQLAFSINGNSLGSVINASVPPCNWNQFYTTWNSGNATSATISIINKNTIFFGNDFALDDISFSPVYIKRDSVKITVDTPVINTNSDLAVCEGTQTQLATTGASTYTWSPSTGISNPNISNPIAAPGSTTQYFVTGTNSFGCISKDSITITVHPKPVITITNDTLLCNNATLQLSAGGGTSYTWSPAASLDNNLIPNPVASPSSNTKYYVAVKDANNCSNIDSVQVDIRSANNFIINPPVDICTNDSVQLSASGGDTYSWDNASTINNASVANPLASPQTTTPYSVLITDTVCHNSTTLSTTVTVLPLPLLSLTKSNDIDCSSNQSQLTASGATIYSWLPAGTLNNPAVYNPIASPTVTTNYIVTGTDLDGCMNTDSILVLVNADNKGGYLMPNAFTPNNDGVNDCYGTKYWGVILEIEFSIFNRWGERVFYTKDPTKCWDGTYKGVQQNPDVFSYMIKAKTSCESYVFRNGTFTLIR; encoded by the coding sequence ATGATCAGACTATTATTTCTGTTACTGCTGACTTCTGAAACACTATTTGCGCAAGTAAACCTGAACCAGGGTTTAATGGCCCATTACCCGTTTAATGGTAACGCAAATGATGTTAGCGGTAATAATAATAATCCGGTTTTTAATAACGCTACTTTAACGGCTGACAGGGTTAATAACCCAAACAGCGCTTACAAGTTTAACGGAATCAACAACTACATACAAATACCCAACAGTCCCACTTTAAACATGAGCAGTAGTATTACATTGGCTGCTTTTGTAAAAACAACTGGTTTTTACTATGGTACTTGCCATGGGAACGCAATTTTAATGAAGGGCTTAGATGCTGCGCCAACAACAACATTTAGGTTGAGATTTGGAGATGAAATGTATAGCAATGGCACAAATTGTACCTATTCACCTCCCGATACTATTCATCAAAACTACTCGGGGCACGGCGCAGGAGCAGCTGGTGGTTATACTCCATATGTAACAAAAAATGAGTGGGTAAGTGTAATTTATACCTATGATGGAACCTATGCTAAACTGTATATCAACTGCCAATTAGTTCTAAATAATTTTTCACCGGGATATAATTTCAGTAATACCCATGATCTCTTTATGGGCAAAATGGATGACCCTACGTTCCCCTATTGGTTCAATGGCGAAATGGACGATGTAAGAATTTATAACAGAGCAATTAATGAAGACGAAGTAAAAGCTATTGTTGGCAGTTGCCAAACCGTGCAAGCCCCCTGTACAATTAAAAACGATTTTTCCTTTTCCCGTAATCCATGCTCTCCCAATGCAATTACTTTCTCAACAACTTCAACCTCTTACAACAGTATAGCCTGGGACTTTGGTGATACGAATACCGCAACCGGTTCATCAACAGCATTACATACCTATACAAATCCCGGAAATTACCAGGTTGTAATGATTCAGGATTATGGCACCTGTATTGACACTGTCAGAAAAAATATTTCTGTTGGAATTCAGAATGATAATCAAACAATCCTGACAAATGACACGACCATCTGCATTGGAATACCCAAGCAGCTGTTATCTTCATCGGCTCTTTCCTATTGCTGGTCACCAACAACTTTTCTGAATAATCCTTCTGCTCAAAATCCAATAAGTTCTGCTACGCAATCCATAACATACTATCTCACTACTGAAAGCAACGGCAGTAACCTGATTACAAACGGAAACTTCAGTGCTGGGAATACAGGTTTTTCATCGCAATATTTCTATACAAGTAATAATACAAAAGATGCTGAGTACTTTGTCGGCACAAGTCCGCAGGCTTGGTATTCTGCACACTTTCCCTGTACTGATCATACTACAGGTAATGGGAATATGATGTTGGTAAACGGTTCGGAAATAGCTAACCTTGAAGTTTGGAAAACCACCGTTACCGTAACTCCAAATACAAATTATTCTTTCTCAACCTGGATCAGTTCAATTTCGAATCCTAATCCGGCACAGTTAGCTTTTTCAATTAATGGAAATTCACTTGGCAGCGTTATCAATGCAAGTGTTCCACCCTGTAACTGGAATCAATTTTATACAACCTGGAACTCCGGCAATGCCACTTCTGCTACGATTTCAATTATCAATAAGAATACGATCTTTTTTGGAAATGATTTTGCCTTAGACGACATATCCTTCTCACCTGTCTACATTAAAAGAGACAGTGTAAAAATTACTGTTGATACTCCAGTCATAAACACAAATTCTGATCTTGCTGTTTGTGAAGGAACACAAACTCAACTGGCAACTACCGGGGCATCAACCTATACCTGGTCTCCTTCTACAGGCATCTCAAATCCCAACATATCAAACCCAATTGCAGCCCCTGGTTCTACCACTCAGTATTTTGTTACAGGAACAAACAGCTTTGGTTGTATTTCCAAAGACAGTATTACCATTACAGTTCATCCAAAACCTGTAATTACAATTACAAACGATACACTGCTTTGTAATAATGCCACACTTCAACTTAGTGCAGGCGGAGGGACATCGTATACATGGTCGCCGGCTGCTTCGCTTGATAATAATCTTATTCCGAATCCTGTTGCATCTCCATCTTCCAATACAAAATATTATGTAGCGGTTAAGGATGCAAACAATTGCAGTAACATTGATTCTGTTCAGGTTGATATTCGCTCGGCAAATAATTTTATTATCAATCCGCCTGTTGATATCTGTACAAATGACTCTGTTCAGCTTTCTGCATCAGGCGGTGATACTTACAGCTGGGATAATGCTTCGACAATTAATAATGCTTCTGTAGCAAACCCCTTAGCTTCTCCACAAACAACAACTCCCTATTCTGTATTGATTACTGATACTGTCTGTCATAACTCAACAACACTCTCAACAACAGTGACCGTGTTGCCTTTGCCTTTGCTCTCACTTACCAAATCAAACGATATTGATTGCAGCTCTAACCAGAGTCAGTTGACAGCATCCGGTGCAACAATTTACAGTTGGTTGCCTGCAGGCACATTAAACAATCCGGCTGTTTATAACCCAATAGCTTCTCCCACTGTAACAACAAATTATATTGTAACGGGAACAGATTTAGACGGATGCATGAACACGGACAGCATCTTAGTGCTTGTTAATGCTGATAATAAAGGAGGGTACCTGATGCCCAATGCATTTACACCAAATAATGATGGTGTGAATGACTGTTACGGAACTAAATACTGGGGTGTTATTCTTGAAATTGAATTCAGCATTTTCAACCGCTGGGGTGAACGTGTTTTCTATACAAAGGATCCAACAAAATGCTGGGATGGAACGTATAAAGGAGTTCAACAGAACCCGGATGTATTTTCCTACATGATTAAAGCAAAAACAAGTTGTGAAAGTTATGTGTTCAGAAATGGAACCTTTACATTGATCCGTTAG
- a CDS encoding FkbM family methyltransferase: MPISFKKTLKKILVTTLFKHIRSSYAQSGEDIIISDLFSHLNIQNPTYLDIGANDPIALSNTYRLYKRGSKGVCVEPNPVLCKKIQQKRKRDTCLNVGVAFGERREADFYAFPEKFNGLNTFSKEEADFWEHTGNEEIGMHKVEKVIKMKLVHINEIIEQYFSPHPNLVSIDVEGLDFDILKSLDFSKYKPEVFCIETLGFIENNKEIKKTEILDFLKVHGYFVYADTYINTVFCLKSAYKNLA; this comes from the coding sequence ATGCCAATTTCTTTTAAAAAGACACTAAAAAAAATACTTGTCACAACCTTATTTAAACATATCAGATCAAGCTATGCACAAAGTGGCGAAGATATCATTATTAGTGATTTGTTCAGTCACCTTAATATTCAAAACCCAACTTACCTTGACATTGGGGCCAACGACCCAATTGCCTTAAGTAATACATACAGATTATATAAGCGGGGCAGCAAGGGAGTTTGTGTGGAGCCAAACCCGGTTCTCTGTAAAAAAATACAGCAGAAACGTAAAAGGGACACCTGTTTGAATGTTGGAGTCGCTTTTGGTGAAAGAAGAGAAGCAGATTTCTATGCATTTCCAGAGAAGTTTAACGGGTTAAATACTTTCTCAAAAGAAGAAGCAGACTTCTGGGAACATACAGGAAACGAAGAAATTGGTATGCACAAAGTGGAAAAAGTCATTAAAATGAAACTTGTTCACATAAACGAAATCATTGAGCAATACTTCTCTCCTCACCCAAATCTTGTTTCTATTGATGTAGAAGGCTTAGATTTTGATATTCTGAAAAGTCTTGATTTCAGCAAATACAAGCCGGAGGTTTTTTGTATTGAGACATTAGGGTTCATAGAAAACAATAAAGAAATCAAAAAAACCGAGATTCTTGATTTTCTTAAAGTACATGGTTATTTTGTTTACGCCGATACTTATATCAATACAGTTTTCTGCCTGAAAAGTGCTTATAAAAACTTAGCCTGA
- a CDS encoding FkbM family methyltransferase: MKEFIRNILQRFGYDIIKTGLPYFPRSKKNGVVNVGKYPVQMPGNSMQLINYRLYPTLNIQLGRLAVAIHKKYPGVTVIDVGANVGDTIAVLKSAIDLPVIAVEGDEVCYEFLQQNIQQFHNISLVKSYLGEKSQSINVNLEHAGWNTTIIPEEKGSRQIVFKTLDEIIVAGGFSDRQLKLLKVDVEGFDTIVLRGASEIIRKHRPVLFFEYNRKSMKAINEDGLSTILSFEKSGYDKIVFFDHKGNLVLATDMQNSEVITYMHNYISSEKKSVGLL; the protein is encoded by the coding sequence ATGAAAGAGTTTATCAGAAATATCCTGCAACGATTTGGGTATGACATTATTAAAACTGGTCTGCCTTATTTCCCCAGAAGTAAAAAAAACGGAGTAGTCAATGTTGGGAAATACCCGGTCCAAATGCCCGGGAATAGTATGCAGTTAATCAACTACCGGCTTTACCCTACTCTGAATATTCAGCTTGGACGACTGGCTGTTGCAATTCATAAAAAATATCCAGGCGTGACTGTGATTGATGTTGGTGCCAATGTTGGTGATACAATCGCAGTTCTGAAATCAGCCATCGATCTGCCGGTAATTGCAGTTGAAGGCGATGAGGTATGTTATGAATTTCTGCAACAGAATATTCAACAGTTTCACAATATTTCATTAGTTAAGTCTTATCTCGGAGAGAAATCACAAAGTATTAATGTAAACCTTGAGCATGCAGGGTGGAATACTACAATCATTCCGGAGGAAAAGGGGAGCCGGCAGATTGTATTCAAAACATTGGATGAAATTATCGTAGCCGGTGGTTTTTCCGACCGACAGCTCAAATTACTTAAAGTGGATGTGGAAGGGTTTGATACAATTGTTTTAAGAGGAGCTTCAGAAATCATCCGGAAGCATCGGCCTGTATTATTTTTTGAGTATAACAGAAAAAGCATGAAAGCTATCAATGAAGATGGACTTTCAACCATCCTCTCATTTGAAAAATCAGGCTATGACAAAATTGTTTTTTTTGATCACAAAGGGAACCTTGTTTTAGCTACGGACATGCAGAATAGTGAGGTAATTACATATATGCATAATTACATCTCTTCAGAAAAAAAATCTGTTGGCCTATTATGA
- a CDS encoding class I SAM-dependent methyltransferase → MKKLIINLLSKAGYQVINKSKINFSVNDYQYEVILPYANYAPWLKDTEFQTIYKKIKDHTLVDMYRCYELWQLTEEIHSIDPSAGFLEVGVWKGGTAGVLGKKLALLNSGVPLYLADTFTGIVKASEKDEFYNGGEHADTTFETVDTLMKGIYSNYKILTGIFPNDTAHQIKPDEKFGLCHIDVDVYQSAKDIVEWIWDRLIIGGMIVFDDYGFHTTTGVTTYVNEQKNMSDRAIIYNLNGHAVIVKIK, encoded by the coding sequence ATGAAAAAATTAATCATCAATCTTTTGTCAAAAGCGGGATACCAGGTCATTAATAAATCCAAGATCAATTTTTCTGTCAACGATTATCAATATGAAGTGATATTGCCGTATGCAAATTATGCACCGTGGCTGAAGGATACTGAGTTTCAGACTATCTATAAAAAAATAAAGGATCATACACTGGTTGATATGTACCGCTGTTATGAATTGTGGCAGTTAACTGAAGAAATTCATTCGATTGATCCATCAGCCGGTTTCCTGGAAGTAGGTGTTTGGAAAGGAGGCACAGCAGGTGTTCTTGGTAAGAAATTAGCTTTATTGAATTCCGGAGTACCTCTTTATCTGGCCGACACATTTACAGGCATAGTAAAAGCTTCAGAAAAAGATGAGTTTTATAATGGTGGAGAGCATGCGGATACAACTTTTGAAACAGTAGATACATTAATGAAAGGCATTTACAGCAATTATAAAATATTAACCGGGATTTTTCCGAATGATACTGCTCATCAGATTAAACCAGATGAAAAATTCGGGCTTTGCCATATTGATGTTGATGTTTATCAATCAGCTAAAGATATTGTTGAGTGGATATGGGACAGATTGATTATTGGCGGAATGATTGTTTTTGATGATTATGGTTTTCATACAACTACAGGTGTAACAACATATGTGAATGAACAGAAAAACATGTCAGACAGAGCCATCATTTATAATTTAAACGGTCATGCAGTAATTGTTAAAATTAAATAA
- a CDS encoding acyltransferase, with protein MLRKINLLFYYLFRYPAYKIRLGKIGSSTRLINPKIDGHSRIFIGSKVYISDKGWLACEPLTGDENCSLTIGDGTYIGRFSHIYSTSKIEIGKKVLMADKVYLSDNLHSYQNIDLPVIDQPIRQTNPVMIGDGAWIGENVCVIGASVGKNSVIGANSVVTKDIPDYCIAVGSPAIIIKRYNFDTKQWCMTDKEGQFI; from the coding sequence ATGCTCAGGAAAATAAACTTACTGTTTTACTATCTGTTCAGGTATCCTGCCTATAAAATTCGGTTGGGCAAAATTGGTTCTTCCACCCGTTTGATTAATCCGAAAATCGACGGGCATTCCCGCATTTTTATTGGTTCAAAAGTATACATCAGCGATAAAGGCTGGCTGGCCTGTGAGCCGCTTACAGGTGATGAGAATTGCAGTCTTACCATTGGTGACGGTACTTATATTGGCAGATTCAGTCATATTTATTCTACTTCTAAAATTGAGATCGGAAAGAAAGTGCTGATGGCAGATAAGGTTTATCTGAGCGATAACCTGCACAGCTATCAGAATATTGATCTGCCGGTTATTGATCAACCTATACGGCAAACAAACCCTGTGATGATTGGTGACGGTGCGTGGATAGGAGAGAATGTTTGTGTAATTGGCGCCAGTGTGGGTAAGAACAGTGTGATTGGTGCCAATTCAGTGGTGACAAAAGATATTCCTGATTACTGTATTGCTGTTGGTTCACCCGCCATCATCATCAAGCGTTATAATTTTGATACGAAGCAATGGTGCATGACAGATAAAGAAGGACAGTTCATTTAA